CGAGGACCGCAGAATGATTCACTTCACTCCCGCCATGTGTGGTATCCGGTTGGGGGCATGCAGCAGTGGACGCGGCCTAACGCATCCGCGTTCAGCTGCGGCGCTTGTTCAGCCACCAGTAGAAAGGCAGGCCGAAGCAGAGGCCGCCTAACAGTGAGAACGCCACGAACCATGGCCACCGCACCCTGCCGGGTGGGGTGCGCGCGAAATGGACCGTCAGAATGGCGAGAGTGATCGACGCGTCGATGATGAAGCTGAGGGCGAGCCGGTCTTCGAGGTGGAGTGCCGAGGTAGCCCGCGGCGATGAGGAGCGGAACGGCCAGCAGCGCCTTGGCCGGCAGTCTGGTATTGAGAACGCTCATGAGAAGGGTATCTCCCGGGCGAAGGCCCCCCAAGCCGTGTCGTGCCGTGCCTAACGCTGCCTGGCGCGTCGCGGCCGATAGGACCAGTCCGCCAGACGCTGGCCGGCGGATGGTGCATAAGCTGGGTGGGAGCCGGCCGGCGCGCCAGGCCATTGCTTGAGCGCGCCGCATCATCTCCGCGCGCAGGAGTAACCGCCGTGAGCGCAAAGCCTACGACCAAGCGTTTGCCGACCGCTGACCGGCCTCGACATGGGCGGGCCGATCTGACGCGCCCGCGGCGGATGACCGAGGCCGAGATTCGGCGCACGTCCCCACCCGAGTTGGCGAACCTGCCGGACGATTTCTGGGCGGATGCGGAGTTGGTGCTGCCGCAGCCCAAGCAGGCGATCTCGTTCCGCGTTGATCAGGACGTGCTGGAGTGGTTCAAAGAGCAGGGGCCACGCTATCAGACCCGCATGAATGCGGTGCTGCGGAGCTACATGCGTCATGCGAGAGGCAACCAACATCGGCAGCTAACGAGGCGCTCAGAGCGCTCCTCCGGTTAGACTCCGTTGGAAGCGCCCAACGGATGGCGCTTAGTTGCGGGAGCAAATCAGCCGCGCCCGTCAGCAGGGCGGGTTAGGCCGCTGCCTTGACACCGGGGAGCAAGTTGTACAGATTAGTTGTACAAGATTACGGGAGTCGAGGATGGCCACCAAGTCCAGCTATAGCCATGCCCGCCAGAATTTCGCCAAGCTCTGGGACCGCGTCGAGGACTCGCGCGAAGCAGCGGTGATCCAACGCCGAGGGCATGAGGACATGGCCCTGCTGCCTGCGGACGAACTCAGCAGCCTGCAAGAGACCGCTTATCTGCTTCGTTCACCTCAGAACGCCGCTCGACTACTTGCCGCCCTGACTCGAGGCCGGCGCGGTCGAGGGAAGCGACGCGACCTAGCCACCCTGCGCCGCGAACTGCTCGGGCAGGACTGATCATGGCCTGGCGCGGCCGGCGTCGGGCGGTCCTTCAGGATGAGTGCTGGGAGGATTTACGATTTTGGGTGGACACGAACCGCAAAGTCGCACTTCGGGTGCTCGACCTGATGGACACCGTGCTGCGCGAGCCGTATGCGGGCCTCGGCAAACCGGAACACTTGAAGCACTTCGGTGGAAACGTGTGGTCACGCCGGATCAACGAGGCGGACCGACTCGGGTATGAGGTGTTTGACGATCGGGTGGAGTTCCTGCAGGCGCGCTACCACTACGGCTGACGCTAAACCTAGGGCGCCTCGCCGAGCTCGGCAAGATCGAGCAGCCTGCGGGCGTGCCGCACCGTGAGGATGGATACCCGCCTCGGTTCGATCCGGTAGATGACGCGGTAGCTGCCAAAGAGCAGTTCGCGGAGCTCTGGCCGATCGGTCTCAGGGACCCGACGACCTCGCTCGGGCATGCGGCCGAGGGTGCCGACCGCCGCAAAAAGCTCGTCTACCCACTTGGCCGCCGCGCCAGGCTTCTCTCGGGCGATGTAGGCCGCTGCCTCGGCGGCCCGGTCAATAGCCAGTGGCGACCAAACAACTCTCACGACG
Above is a genomic segment from Gemmatimonadales bacterium containing:
- a CDS encoding Txe/YoeB family addiction module toxin, with translation MAWRGRRRAVLQDECWEDLRFWVDTNRKVALRVLDLMDTVLREPYAGLGKPEHLKHFGGNVWSRRINEADRLGYEVFDDRVEFLQARYHYG
- a CDS encoding BrnA antitoxin family protein, encoding MSAKPTTKRLPTADRPRHGRADLTRPRRMTEAEIRRTSPPELANLPDDFWADAELVLPQPKQAISFRVDQDVLEWFKEQGPRYQTRMNAVLRSYMRHARGNQHRQLTRRSERSSG
- a CDS encoding type II toxin-antitoxin system RelE/ParE family toxin, with translation MRVVWSPLAIDRAAEAAAYIAREKPGAAAKWVDELFAAVGTLGRMPERGRRVPETDRPELRELLFGSYRVIYRIEPRRVSILTVRHARRLLDLAELGEAP
- a CDS encoding type II toxin-antitoxin system prevent-host-death family antitoxin, which translates into the protein MATKSSYSHARQNFAKLWDRVEDSREAAVIQRRGHEDMALLPADELSSLQETAYLLRSPQNAARLLAALTRGRRGRGKRRDLATLRRELLGQD